One window from the genome of Larus michahellis chromosome 23, bLarMic1.1, whole genome shotgun sequence encodes:
- the ADAMTSL5 gene encoding ADAMTS-like protein 5 isoform X4 translates to MAGWRCRGGPVPRGEPHGTGHRWRLLLLAWLSLGCGVGTAQDPALGTPVWVPEPPVPARPRRQPARGTWGPWGPWSSCSSSCGDGVALRTRRCLRFTEEDLCTGEPRQYRLCQLQGCPGGSVPFRAMQCSLYDNKPVLGTPARYRWVPFHGAPNVCDLNCLAEGHNFYYTFGRVLDGTRCGPGSPDFCISGRCLSVGCDGILGSGARPDACGQCGGGHDTCLFVHRLFQGADPSSGYFGYMNVTKIPAGATQIKVTDKSRNYLALMTSDGRYVLNGDWSIAWPGPYEVAGTRLQYSRAPDGTESLEAPGPTDEDLHVMVLLQEPNPGIEYEFWLPRGHPQPSRGDASPLRQPQPRGAGSPPPQELPVTPVPMLPSQPRGSAVEPPPRSPPGRSGAGAAAGRCGRCRPAKGRSQRVRHFCQSDFVFQGRILARRFVGQETRYEVEVKTPYRHRFPLVAREYLWVPNTCGCPPLREGGEYLLMARRHVNYERTLNRILLQDDGYARPWTPREDRLVREAARHCPQPRPP, encoded by the exons ATGGCCGGTTGGAGGTGTCGGGGCGGCCCGGTCCCCCGCGGGGAACCCCACGGTACAGG GCACCGCTggcggctgctgctcctggcctggctcagcCTGGGCTGCGGTGTCGGCACGGCGCAG GacccagccctggggacgccTGTGTGGGTCCCCGAGCCCCCAGTCCCTGCtcggccccgccggcagccggccCGGGGGACCTGGGGGCCCTGGGGACCCTggagctcctgctccagctcctgcggGGACGGCGTCGCCCTCCGCACCCGGAGGTGCCTGCG GTTCACTGAGGAGGACCTGTGCACGGGCGAGCCGCGGCAGTACCggctctgccagctccag GGCTGCCCCGGCGGCTCGGTGCCCTTCCGTGCCATGCAGTGCTCCCTCTACGACAACAAGCCCGTCCTGGGCACGCCGGCGCGGTACCGCTGGGTGCCCTTCCATGGAG CCCCCAACGTCTGCGACCTCAACTGCCTGGCCGAGGGGCACAACTTCTACTACACCTTCGGCCGGGTGCTGGACGGCACCCGCTGCGGCCCCGGCTCCCCGGACTTCTGCATCAGCGGGCGCTGCCTG AGCGTGGGCTGCGACGGGATCCTGGGCTCGGGCGCGCGGCCCGACGCCTGCGGCCAGTGCGGCGGCGGCCACGACACGTGTCTCTTCGTGCACCGGCTCTTCCAGGGCGCGGACCCCTCCTCCG GTTATTTTGGGTACATGAACGTGACCAAGATCCCAGCTGGGGCCACCCAGATCAAGGTGACGGACAAGAGCCGCAACTACCTCG CCCTGATGACGAGTGATGGGCGCTACGTGCTCAATGGGGACTGGTCCATCGCTTGGCCGGGGCCGTACGAGGTGGCCGGCACCCGGCTGCAATACTCCCGGGCTCCCGACGGCACCGAGAGCCTGGAGGCGCCCGGACCCACCGACGAGGATCTGCACGTTATG GTCCTGCTGCAGGAGCCCAACCCCGGCATTGAGTACGAGTTCTGGCTGCCCCgcgggcacccccagcccagccgcggCGACGCCAGCCCcctccggcagccccagccccggggggctggcagccccccgccccaggagctgCCGGTCACCCCGGTCCCCATGCTGCCGTCCCAGCCCAGGGGCTCTGCTGTGGAGCCGCCACCGAGGAGCCCCCctggccggagcggggccggggctgccgcag GGCGATGCGGGAGGTGCCGCCCGGCCAAGGGACGCTCCCAGCGCGTCCGGCACTTCTGCCAGAGCGACTTCG TCTTCCAGGGCCGGATCCTGGCACGGCGCTTTGTGGGGCAGGAGACGCGCTACGAGGTGGAAGTGAAAACGCCGTACCGCCACCGCTTCCCGCTGGTGGCCCGGGAGTACCTGTGGGTGCCCAACACCTGCGGCTGCCCCCCGCTCCGGGAGGGCGGAGAGTACCTGCTCATGGCGCGGCGACACGTCAACTACGAGCGCACGCTCAACCGCATCCTGCTGCAGGACGACGGCTACGCCCGGCCATGGACGCCCCGTGAGGACCGCCTGGTGCGGGAGGCGGCCCGGcattgcccccagccccggccgccctga
- the ADAMTSL5 gene encoding ADAMTS-like protein 5 isoform X3, whose product MGGTPLPASPPRPGPSRALCSRRHRWRLLLLAWLSLGCGVGTAQDPALGTPVWVPEPPVPARPRRQPARGTWGPWGPWSSCSSSCGDGVALRTRRCLRFTEEDLCTGEPRQYRLCQLQGCPGGSVPFRAMQCSLYDNKPVLGTPARYRWVPFHGAPNVCDLNCLAEGHNFYYTFGRVLDGTRCGPGSPDFCISGRCLSVGCDGILGSGARPDACGQCGGGHDTCLFVHRLFQGADPSSGYFGYMNVTKIPAGATQIKVTDKSRNYLALMTSDGRYVLNGDWSIAWPGPYEVAGTRLQYSRAPDGTESLEAPGPTDEDLHVMVLLQEPNPGIEYEFWLPRGHPQPSRGDASPLRQPQPRGAGSPPPQELPVTPVPMLPSQPRGSAVEPPPRSPPGRSGAGAAAGRCGRCRPAKGRSQRVRHFCQSDFVFQGRILARRFVGQETRYEVEVKTPYRHRFPLVAREYLWVPNTCGCPPLREGGEYLLMARRHVNYERTLNRILLQDDGYARPWTPREDRLVREAARHCPQPRPP is encoded by the exons ATGGGGGGCACCCCActgccagcctcccccccccgccccggtccctcAAGGGCTCTCTGCTCCCGCAGGCACCGCTggcggctgctgctcctggcctggctcagcCTGGGCTGCGGTGTCGGCACGGCGCAG GacccagccctggggacgccTGTGTGGGTCCCCGAGCCCCCAGTCCCTGCtcggccccgccggcagccggccCGGGGGACCTGGGGGCCCTGGGGACCCTggagctcctgctccagctcctgcggGGACGGCGTCGCCCTCCGCACCCGGAGGTGCCTGCG GTTCACTGAGGAGGACCTGTGCACGGGCGAGCCGCGGCAGTACCggctctgccagctccag GGCTGCCCCGGCGGCTCGGTGCCCTTCCGTGCCATGCAGTGCTCCCTCTACGACAACAAGCCCGTCCTGGGCACGCCGGCGCGGTACCGCTGGGTGCCCTTCCATGGAG CCCCCAACGTCTGCGACCTCAACTGCCTGGCCGAGGGGCACAACTTCTACTACACCTTCGGCCGGGTGCTGGACGGCACCCGCTGCGGCCCCGGCTCCCCGGACTTCTGCATCAGCGGGCGCTGCCTG AGCGTGGGCTGCGACGGGATCCTGGGCTCGGGCGCGCGGCCCGACGCCTGCGGCCAGTGCGGCGGCGGCCACGACACGTGTCTCTTCGTGCACCGGCTCTTCCAGGGCGCGGACCCCTCCTCCG GTTATTTTGGGTACATGAACGTGACCAAGATCCCAGCTGGGGCCACCCAGATCAAGGTGACGGACAAGAGCCGCAACTACCTCG CCCTGATGACGAGTGATGGGCGCTACGTGCTCAATGGGGACTGGTCCATCGCTTGGCCGGGGCCGTACGAGGTGGCCGGCACCCGGCTGCAATACTCCCGGGCTCCCGACGGCACCGAGAGCCTGGAGGCGCCCGGACCCACCGACGAGGATCTGCACGTTATG GTCCTGCTGCAGGAGCCCAACCCCGGCATTGAGTACGAGTTCTGGCTGCCCCgcgggcacccccagcccagccgcggCGACGCCAGCCCcctccggcagccccagccccggggggctggcagccccccgccccaggagctgCCGGTCACCCCGGTCCCCATGCTGCCGTCCCAGCCCAGGGGCTCTGCTGTGGAGCCGCCACCGAGGAGCCCCCctggccggagcggggccggggctgccgcag GGCGATGCGGGAGGTGCCGCCCGGCCAAGGGACGCTCCCAGCGCGTCCGGCACTTCTGCCAGAGCGACTTCG TCTTCCAGGGCCGGATCCTGGCACGGCGCTTTGTGGGGCAGGAGACGCGCTACGAGGTGGAAGTGAAAACGCCGTACCGCCACCGCTTCCCGCTGGTGGCCCGGGAGTACCTGTGGGTGCCCAACACCTGCGGCTGCCCCCCGCTCCGGGAGGGCGGAGAGTACCTGCTCATGGCGCGGCGACACGTCAACTACGAGCGCACGCTCAACCGCATCCTGCTGCAGGACGACGGCTACGCCCGGCCATGGACGCCCCGTGAGGACCGCCTGGTGCGGGAGGCGGCCCGGcattgcccccagccccggccgccctga
- the LOC141734297 gene encoding inactive serine/threonine-protein kinase PLK5-like isoform X2, with amino-acid sequence MPGGGAGDELPGWYIEDAGSGMLYKRGRLLGEGAFARCYQVTEVASGRVYAAKAIPRARLATVGIRERVERERELHGRLRHRHIVRLHGHFADRSHVYLLLEYCSRRSLADILRARGRLTEPEVRYYLRQIISGLRYLHGHGVVHRDLKPSNFLVTEEMQVKIGDLGLARQEAPASRRWGAICGTPGYLAPEVLDRKGHGVPSDIWALGCAMYAALTGSPPFEAAHRQELYQCIRAARYPLSPHLSPRARALIARLLAPEPAARPSLRDVLDHGFFTQGFTPDRLPPHACRSVPIFVGQDPLCRLVRGAAVALVRGWPCREHRDSAPCHLGGQPSPPHPGPGKGAAS; translated from the exons ATGCCCGGGGGTGGCGCAGGGGACGAGCTCCCCGGATGGTACATCGAGGATGCGGGTAGCGGGATGCTCTACAAGCGGGGACGGCTCCTGGGAGAG GGTGCCTTTGCGCGCTGCTACCAGGTGACGGAGGTGGCCAGCGGCAGGGTCTACGCGGCGAAGGCTATCCCCCGAGCCCGGCTGGCCACGGTGGGCATCAGGGAGAGG gtggagcgggagcgggagctgcaCGGCCGCCTGCGCCACCGGCACATCGTCCGCCTCCATGGGCACTTCGCCGACCGCAGCCACGTCTACCTGCTGCTGGAGTACTGCAGCCGGAGG TCCCTCGCCGACATCCTGCGGGCGCGGGGGAGGCTGACGGAGCCGGAGGTGCGGTACTACCTGCGGCAGATCATCTCGGGGCTGCGCTACCTCCACGGACACGGCGTCGTCCACCGGGACCTCAAACCGA GTAACTTCTTGGTGACCGAGGAGATGCAGGTGAAGATCGGGGATCTGGGGCTAGCACGGCAGGAGGCTCCGGCCAGCCGGCGCTGGGG GGCGATCTGTGGGACCCCGGGCTACCTGGCCCCGGAGGTTTTGGACCGTAAGGGCCATGGGGTACCCTCGGACATCTGGGCTCTCGGCTGCGCCAT GTATGCGGCGCTGACGGGCAGCCCCCCGTTCGAGGCGGCTCACCGGCAGGAGCTGTACCAGTGCATCCGGGCAGCGCGGTACCCGCTGTCCCCCCACCTCTCGCCCCGCGCCCGGGCTCTCATCGCCCGCCTGCTAGCCCCCGAGCCCGCGGCACGGCCCAGCCTGCGGGACGTGCTGGACCACGGCTTCTTCACCCAg GGCTTCACGCCTGACAGGCTGCCCCCCCACGCCTGCCGCTCGGTGCCCATCTTCGTGGGGCAGGACCCACTGTGCAGACTGGTGCGGGGGGCTGCCGTGGCGCTGGTGAGGGGGTGGCCGTGCCGGGAGCACCGGGACTCAGCACCCTGCCACCTCGGAGGACAGccatctcccccccaccccggccccggcaaAGGAGCAGCTTCCTGA
- the ADAMTSL5 gene encoding ADAMTS-like protein 5 isoform X1, with protein MGGTPLPASPPRPGPSRALCSRRHRWRLLLLAWLSLGCGVGTAQDPALGTPVWVPEPPVPARPRRQPARGTWGPWGPWSSCSSSCGDGVALRTRRCLRFTEEDLCTGEPRQYRLCQLQGCPGGSVPFRAMQCSLYDNKPVLGTPARYRWVPFHGAPNVCDLNCLAEGHNFYYTFGRVLDGTRCGPGSPDFCISGRCLVGARGAGTPRTPISEPPHLRPRLGSPQSVGCDGILGSGARPDACGQCGGGHDTCLFVHRLFQGADPSSGYFGYMNVTKIPAGATQIKVTDKSRNYLALMTSDGRYVLNGDWSIAWPGPYEVAGTRLQYSRAPDGTESLEAPGPTDEDLHVMVLLQEPNPGIEYEFWLPRGHPQPSRGDASPLRQPQPRGAGSPPPQELPVTPVPMLPSQPRGSAVEPPPRSPPGRSGAGAAAGRCGRCRPAKGRSQRVRHFCQSDFVFQGRILARRFVGQETRYEVEVKTPYRHRFPLVAREYLWVPNTCGCPPLREGGEYLLMARRHVNYERTLNRILLQDDGYARPWTPREDRLVREAARHCPQPRPP; from the exons ATGGGGGGCACCCCActgccagcctcccccccccgccccggtccctcAAGGGCTCTCTGCTCCCGCAGGCACCGCTggcggctgctgctcctggcctggctcagcCTGGGCTGCGGTGTCGGCACGGCGCAG GacccagccctggggacgccTGTGTGGGTCCCCGAGCCCCCAGTCCCTGCtcggccccgccggcagccggccCGGGGGACCTGGGGGCCCTGGGGACCCTggagctcctgctccagctcctgcggGGACGGCGTCGCCCTCCGCACCCGGAGGTGCCTGCG GTTCACTGAGGAGGACCTGTGCACGGGCGAGCCGCGGCAGTACCggctctgccagctccag GGCTGCCCCGGCGGCTCGGTGCCCTTCCGTGCCATGCAGTGCTCCCTCTACGACAACAAGCCCGTCCTGGGCACGCCGGCGCGGTACCGCTGGGTGCCCTTCCATGGAG CCCCCAACGTCTGCGACCTCAACTGCCTGGCCGAGGGGCACAACTTCTACTACACCTTCGGCCGGGTGCTGGACGGCACCCGCTGCGGCCCCGGCTCCCCGGACTTCTGCATCAGCGGGCGCTGCCTGGTGGGTGCACGTGGGgccgggacccccaggacccccatctCTGAGCCCCCCCACCTGAGGCCGCGTCTCGGCTCCCCGCAGAGCGTGGGCTGCGACGGGATCCTGGGCTCGGGCGCGCGGCCCGACGCCTGCGGCCAGTGCGGCGGCGGCCACGACACGTGTCTCTTCGTGCACCGGCTCTTCCAGGGCGCGGACCCCTCCTCCG GTTATTTTGGGTACATGAACGTGACCAAGATCCCAGCTGGGGCCACCCAGATCAAGGTGACGGACAAGAGCCGCAACTACCTCG CCCTGATGACGAGTGATGGGCGCTACGTGCTCAATGGGGACTGGTCCATCGCTTGGCCGGGGCCGTACGAGGTGGCCGGCACCCGGCTGCAATACTCCCGGGCTCCCGACGGCACCGAGAGCCTGGAGGCGCCCGGACCCACCGACGAGGATCTGCACGTTATG GTCCTGCTGCAGGAGCCCAACCCCGGCATTGAGTACGAGTTCTGGCTGCCCCgcgggcacccccagcccagccgcggCGACGCCAGCCCcctccggcagccccagccccggggggctggcagccccccgccccaggagctgCCGGTCACCCCGGTCCCCATGCTGCCGTCCCAGCCCAGGGGCTCTGCTGTGGAGCCGCCACCGAGGAGCCCCCctggccggagcggggccggggctgccgcag GGCGATGCGGGAGGTGCCGCCCGGCCAAGGGACGCTCCCAGCGCGTCCGGCACTTCTGCCAGAGCGACTTCG TCTTCCAGGGCCGGATCCTGGCACGGCGCTTTGTGGGGCAGGAGACGCGCTACGAGGTGGAAGTGAAAACGCCGTACCGCCACCGCTTCCCGCTGGTGGCCCGGGAGTACCTGTGGGTGCCCAACACCTGCGGCTGCCCCCCGCTCCGGGAGGGCGGAGAGTACCTGCTCATGGCGCGGCGACACGTCAACTACGAGCGCACGCTCAACCGCATCCTGCTGCAGGACGACGGCTACGCCCGGCCATGGACGCCCCGTGAGGACCGCCTGGTGCGGGAGGCGGCCCGGcattgcccccagccccggccgccctga
- the LOC141734297 gene encoding inactive serine/threonine-protein kinase PLK5-like isoform X3 — MPGGGAGDELPGWYIEDAGSGMLYKRGRLLGEGAFARCYQVTEVASGRVYAAKAIPRARLATVGIRERVSLGDTQKVPREGRGAMPTGTPQSPTALAPSPSFPGRWVGSHPRLPEGMCWGSPDAGGTGAGGAARLTPMQVERERELHGRLRHRHIVRLHGHFADRSHVYLLLEYCSRRSLADILRARGRLTEPEVRYYLRQIISGLRYLHGHGVVHRDLKPSNFLVTEEMQVKIGDLGLARQEAPASRRWGRLTGRSCTSASGQRGTRCPPTSRPAPGLSSPAC, encoded by the exons ATGCCCGGGGGTGGCGCAGGGGACGAGCTCCCCGGATGGTACATCGAGGATGCGGGTAGCGGGATGCTCTACAAGCGGGGACGGCTCCTGGGAGAG GGTGCCTTTGCGCGCTGCTACCAGGTGACGGAGGTGGCCAGCGGCAGGGTCTACGCGGCGAAGGCTATCCCCCGAGCCCGGCTGGCCACGGTGGGCATCAGGGAGAGGGTGAGTCTGGGGGACACACAGAAAGTCCccagggaggggcggggggcaATGCCCACAGggaccccacagagccccacagcccttgccccttctccctccttcccggGTCGCTGGGTGGGTTCCCATCCCCGTCTCCCCGAGGGTATGTGCTGGGGGTCCCCAGATGCAGGGGGtactggggccgggggggctgccaggCTCACGCCGATGCAGgtggagcgggagcgggagctgcaCGGCCGCCTGCGCCACCGGCACATCGTCCGCCTCCATGGGCACTTCGCCGACCGCAGCCACGTCTACCTGCTGCTGGAGTACTGCAGCCGGAGG TCCCTCGCCGACATCCTGCGGGCGCGGGGGAGGCTGACGGAGCCGGAGGTGCGGTACTACCTGCGGCAGATCATCTCGGGGCTGCGCTACCTCCACGGACACGGCGTCGTCCACCGGGACCTCAAACCGA GTAACTTCTTGGTGACCGAGGAGATGCAGGTGAAGATCGGGGATCTGGGGCTAGCACGGCAGGAGGCTCCGGCCAGCCGGCGCTGGGG GCGGCTCACCGGCAGGAGCTGTACCAGTGCATCCGGGCAGCGCGGTACCCGCTGTCCCCCCACCTCTCGCCCCGCGCCCGGGCTCTCATCGCCCGCCTGCTAG
- the ADAMTSL5 gene encoding ADAMTS-like protein 5 isoform X2, with protein MAGWRCRGGPVPRGEPHGTGHRWRLLLLAWLSLGCGVGTAQDPALGTPVWVPEPPVPARPRRQPARGTWGPWGPWSSCSSSCGDGVALRTRRCLRFTEEDLCTGEPRQYRLCQLQGCPGGSVPFRAMQCSLYDNKPVLGTPARYRWVPFHGAPNVCDLNCLAEGHNFYYTFGRVLDGTRCGPGSPDFCISGRCLVGARGAGTPRTPISEPPHLRPRLGSPQSVGCDGILGSGARPDACGQCGGGHDTCLFVHRLFQGADPSSGYFGYMNVTKIPAGATQIKVTDKSRNYLALMTSDGRYVLNGDWSIAWPGPYEVAGTRLQYSRAPDGTESLEAPGPTDEDLHVMVLLQEPNPGIEYEFWLPRGHPQPSRGDASPLRQPQPRGAGSPPPQELPVTPVPMLPSQPRGSAVEPPPRSPPGRSGAGAAAGRCGRCRPAKGRSQRVRHFCQSDFVFQGRILARRFVGQETRYEVEVKTPYRHRFPLVAREYLWVPNTCGCPPLREGGEYLLMARRHVNYERTLNRILLQDDGYARPWTPREDRLVREAARHCPQPRPP; from the exons ATGGCCGGTTGGAGGTGTCGGGGCGGCCCGGTCCCCCGCGGGGAACCCCACGGTACAGG GCACCGCTggcggctgctgctcctggcctggctcagcCTGGGCTGCGGTGTCGGCACGGCGCAG GacccagccctggggacgccTGTGTGGGTCCCCGAGCCCCCAGTCCCTGCtcggccccgccggcagccggccCGGGGGACCTGGGGGCCCTGGGGACCCTggagctcctgctccagctcctgcggGGACGGCGTCGCCCTCCGCACCCGGAGGTGCCTGCG GTTCACTGAGGAGGACCTGTGCACGGGCGAGCCGCGGCAGTACCggctctgccagctccag GGCTGCCCCGGCGGCTCGGTGCCCTTCCGTGCCATGCAGTGCTCCCTCTACGACAACAAGCCCGTCCTGGGCACGCCGGCGCGGTACCGCTGGGTGCCCTTCCATGGAG CCCCCAACGTCTGCGACCTCAACTGCCTGGCCGAGGGGCACAACTTCTACTACACCTTCGGCCGGGTGCTGGACGGCACCCGCTGCGGCCCCGGCTCCCCGGACTTCTGCATCAGCGGGCGCTGCCTGGTGGGTGCACGTGGGgccgggacccccaggacccccatctCTGAGCCCCCCCACCTGAGGCCGCGTCTCGGCTCCCCGCAGAGCGTGGGCTGCGACGGGATCCTGGGCTCGGGCGCGCGGCCCGACGCCTGCGGCCAGTGCGGCGGCGGCCACGACACGTGTCTCTTCGTGCACCGGCTCTTCCAGGGCGCGGACCCCTCCTCCG GTTATTTTGGGTACATGAACGTGACCAAGATCCCAGCTGGGGCCACCCAGATCAAGGTGACGGACAAGAGCCGCAACTACCTCG CCCTGATGACGAGTGATGGGCGCTACGTGCTCAATGGGGACTGGTCCATCGCTTGGCCGGGGCCGTACGAGGTGGCCGGCACCCGGCTGCAATACTCCCGGGCTCCCGACGGCACCGAGAGCCTGGAGGCGCCCGGACCCACCGACGAGGATCTGCACGTTATG GTCCTGCTGCAGGAGCCCAACCCCGGCATTGAGTACGAGTTCTGGCTGCCCCgcgggcacccccagcccagccgcggCGACGCCAGCCCcctccggcagccccagccccggggggctggcagccccccgccccaggagctgCCGGTCACCCCGGTCCCCATGCTGCCGTCCCAGCCCAGGGGCTCTGCTGTGGAGCCGCCACCGAGGAGCCCCCctggccggagcggggccggggctgccgcag GGCGATGCGGGAGGTGCCGCCCGGCCAAGGGACGCTCCCAGCGCGTCCGGCACTTCTGCCAGAGCGACTTCG TCTTCCAGGGCCGGATCCTGGCACGGCGCTTTGTGGGGCAGGAGACGCGCTACGAGGTGGAAGTGAAAACGCCGTACCGCCACCGCTTCCCGCTGGTGGCCCGGGAGTACCTGTGGGTGCCCAACACCTGCGGCTGCCCCCCGCTCCGGGAGGGCGGAGAGTACCTGCTCATGGCGCGGCGACACGTCAACTACGAGCGCACGCTCAACCGCATCCTGCTGCAGGACGACGGCTACGCCCGGCCATGGACGCCCCGTGAGGACCGCCTGGTGCGGGAGGCGGCCCGGcattgcccccagccccggccgccctga
- the LOC141734297 gene encoding inactive serine/threonine-protein kinase PLK5-like isoform X1, with translation MPGGGAGDELPGWYIEDAGSGMLYKRGRLLGEGAFARCYQVTEVASGRVYAAKAIPRARLATVGIRERVSLGDTQKVPREGRGAMPTGTPQSPTALAPSPSFPGRWVGSHPRLPEGMCWGSPDAGGTGAGGAARLTPMQVERERELHGRLRHRHIVRLHGHFADRSHVYLLLEYCSRRSLADILRARGRLTEPEVRYYLRQIISGLRYLHGHGVVHRDLKPSNFLVTEEMQVKIGDLGLARQEAPASRRWGAICGTPGYLAPEVLDRKGHGVPSDIWALGCAMYAALTGSPPFEAAHRQELYQCIRAARYPLSPHLSPRARALIARLLAPEPAARPSLRDVLDHGFFTQGFTPDRLPPHACRSVPIFVGQDPLCRLVRGAAVALVRGWPCREHRDSAPCHLGGQPSPPHPGPGKGAAS, from the exons ATGCCCGGGGGTGGCGCAGGGGACGAGCTCCCCGGATGGTACATCGAGGATGCGGGTAGCGGGATGCTCTACAAGCGGGGACGGCTCCTGGGAGAG GGTGCCTTTGCGCGCTGCTACCAGGTGACGGAGGTGGCCAGCGGCAGGGTCTACGCGGCGAAGGCTATCCCCCGAGCCCGGCTGGCCACGGTGGGCATCAGGGAGAGGGTGAGTCTGGGGGACACACAGAAAGTCCccagggaggggcggggggcaATGCCCACAGggaccccacagagccccacagcccttgccccttctccctccttcccggGTCGCTGGGTGGGTTCCCATCCCCGTCTCCCCGAGGGTATGTGCTGGGGGTCCCCAGATGCAGGGGGtactggggccgggggggctgccaggCTCACGCCGATGCAGgtggagcgggagcgggagctgcaCGGCCGCCTGCGCCACCGGCACATCGTCCGCCTCCATGGGCACTTCGCCGACCGCAGCCACGTCTACCTGCTGCTGGAGTACTGCAGCCGGAGG TCCCTCGCCGACATCCTGCGGGCGCGGGGGAGGCTGACGGAGCCGGAGGTGCGGTACTACCTGCGGCAGATCATCTCGGGGCTGCGCTACCTCCACGGACACGGCGTCGTCCACCGGGACCTCAAACCGA GTAACTTCTTGGTGACCGAGGAGATGCAGGTGAAGATCGGGGATCTGGGGCTAGCACGGCAGGAGGCTCCGGCCAGCCGGCGCTGGGG GGCGATCTGTGGGACCCCGGGCTACCTGGCCCCGGAGGTTTTGGACCGTAAGGGCCATGGGGTACCCTCGGACATCTGGGCTCTCGGCTGCGCCAT GTATGCGGCGCTGACGGGCAGCCCCCCGTTCGAGGCGGCTCACCGGCAGGAGCTGTACCAGTGCATCCGGGCAGCGCGGTACCCGCTGTCCCCCCACCTCTCGCCCCGCGCCCGGGCTCTCATCGCCCGCCTGCTAGCCCCCGAGCCCGCGGCACGGCCCAGCCTGCGGGACGTGCTGGACCACGGCTTCTTCACCCAg GGCTTCACGCCTGACAGGCTGCCCCCCCACGCCTGCCGCTCGGTGCCCATCTTCGTGGGGCAGGACCCACTGTGCAGACTGGTGCGGGGGGCTGCCGTGGCGCTGGTGAGGGGGTGGCCGTGCCGGGAGCACCGGGACTCAGCACCCTGCCACCTCGGAGGACAGccatctcccccccaccccggccccggcaaAGGAGCAGCTTCCTGA